One segment of Halomonas sp. TD01 DNA contains the following:
- a CDS encoding RHS repeat-associated core domain-containing protein, which translates to MDAAGNRSAASSSTPNATNQLAQLNGTRYRYDGAGNLIHREHPDGERLTLGYDGANRLVQLTHISKLGYTRHASYRYDGLGRRINKTVRHTDGTTATTHYGWDGDRIVHEETEHQRTTVVYEPGSFVPMLRIDQRVSHNNGTAGANEEKQVSAYITDALGTPLQLLSPNGQPRWLAEPDDWAAVTNQRAVRGVTQPIRFLGQWHDEESGLYYNRHRYYDPEQGRYISQDPIGLRGGTNLYGYVTNPTGMVDPLGLQTLRCARGLDALDPELSPMKPSGNPLRHDFLVVDGEILKSVMMLCNYFGAKGGLIKKNHPTRSVPLYLKTPSMPMLYGILLEMWGNLPIT; encoded by the coding sequence GTGGATGCTGCCGGTAACCGCAGTGCCGCGAGCAGCTCCACACCTAATGCCACCAACCAGCTCGCCCAGCTTAACGGCACCCGCTACCGCTACGACGGCGCAGGTAATCTGATCCATCGCGAACACCCCGACGGCGAACGCCTCACCTTGGGTTACGACGGCGCCAACCGACTGGTGCAACTGACCCACATCAGCAAACTGGGCTATACCCGCCACGCCAGCTACCGCTACGACGGCCTGGGGCGGCGGATCAACAAAACCGTGCGCCACACCGATGGCACCACCGCCACCACCCACTACGGCTGGGACGGCGACCGCATCGTCCATGAAGAGACCGAGCACCAACGCACCACGGTGGTCTACGAACCGGGCAGTTTTGTGCCGATGCTCAGAATTGACCAACGCGTCTCACACAACAACGGCACAGCCGGAGCGAACGAGGAAAAACAAGTAAGCGCCTACATCACCGACGCCCTGGGCACCCCGTTGCAACTGCTCAGCCCCAACGGCCAACCCCGCTGGTTGGCCGAGCCCGATGACTGGGCCGCCGTCACCAACCAACGCGCCGTGCGCGGCGTCACCCAACCGATCCGCTTCCTGGGCCAATGGCACGACGAAGAAAGCGGCCTCTACTACAACCGCCACCGCTACTACGACCCCGAGCAGGGGCGTTATATCAGCCAAGATCCGATTGGGTTAAGGGGCGGCACAAACTTGTATGGCTACGTCACCAACCCGACGGGGATGGTGGATCCGCTGGGGTTGCAAACACTGAGATGTGCAAGGGGGCTAGATGCACTTGATCCTGAGCTATCACCAATGAAACCGAGTGGTAACCCTTTACGCCATGATTTCTTGGTTGTGGACGGGGAAATATTGAAGAGCGTGATGATGCTATGCAATTACTTTGGAGCCAAGGGTGGATTGATAAAAAAGAATCACCCAACGCGCTCTGTACCGTTATATCTGAAGACCCCGAGTATGCCAATGCTGTACGGGATTCTGCTAGAAATGTGGGGGAACCTACCTATAACGTAG
- a CDS encoding RHS repeat-associated core domain-containing protein: protein MRSPHSAGEQHYQYDALGRMTFRTQQGDSPTIAYTYDKAGRLIASQHGHDAHRYPVDAAGNRSAASSSTPNATNQLAQLNGTRYRYDGAGNLIHREHPDGERLTLGYDGANRLVQLTHISKLGYTRHAHYRYDGLGRRINKTVRHTDGTTATTHYGWDGDRIVHEETEHQRTTVVYEPGSFVPMLRIDQRVSHNNGTAGANEEKQVSAYITDALGTPLQLLSPNGQPRWLAEPDDWAAVTKQRAVRGVTQPIRFQGQWHDEESGLYYNRHRYYDPEQGRYISQDPIGLRGGTNLYGYVTNPTGMVDPLGLFDRPGDIDQSGRRQRSNPYSRYPPAPRSTLEKVGNAGLSKVWGKVTGGVSKVDISTGAIIKSNPYVWGGWALVDPSKISTLQTRNYDGNGDGLSDEHYQHGMCVPGAR, encoded by the coding sequence TTGCGCAGCCCCCACAGCGCCGGTGAGCAACACTACCAATACGACGCCCTGGGGCGAATGACCTTCCGCACCCAGCAAGGCGATTCACCCACCATCGCCTACACCTACGACAAGGCCGGGCGCTTAATCGCCAGCCAGCACGGCCACGACGCCCACCGCTACCCGGTGGATGCTGCCGGTAACCGCAGTGCCGCGAGCAGCTCCACACCTAATGCCACCAACCAGCTCGCCCAGCTTAACGGCACCCGCTATCGCTACGACGGCGCGGGCAATCTGATCCATCGTGAACACCCCGACGGCGAGCGCCTCACCTTGGGTTACGACGGCGCCAACCGGCTGGTGCAACTGACCCACATCAGCAAACTGGGCTATACCCGCCACGCCCACTACCGCTACGACGGCCTGGGGCGGCGGATCAACAAAACCGTGCGCCACACCGATGGCACCACCGCCACCACCCACTACGGCTGGGACGGCGACCGCATCGTCCATGAAGAGACCGAGCACCAACGCACCACGGTGGTCTACGAACCGGGCAGTTTTGTGCCGATGCTCAGAATTGACCAACGCGTCTCACACAACAACGGCACAGCCGGAGCGAACGAGGAAAAACAGGTAAGCGCCTACATCACCGACGCCCTGGGCACCCCGTTGCAACTGCTCAGCCCCAACGGCCAGCCCCGTTGGCTCGCCGAGCCCGACGACTGGGCGGCGGTCACAAAACAACGCGCCGTGCGTGGCGTCACCCAACCGATTCGCTTCCAAGGCCAGTGGCACGACGAAGAAAGCGGCCTCTACTACAACCGCCACCGCTACTACGACCCCGAGCAGGGGCGTTATATCAGCCAGGATCCGATTGGGTTAAGGGGCGGCACGAATTTGTATGGGTATGTGACCAACCCGACGGGGATGGTGGATCCGCTGGGGTTGTTTGATCGCCCAGGGGATATTGATCAATCTGGTCGCCGGCAGCGTAGCAATCCTTATTCTCGCTACCCGCCCGCGCCTAGATCAACGTTAGAAAAAGTGGGGAATGCCGGTTTAAGCAAAGTCTGGGGCAAAGTTACTGGTGGAGTTTCCAAGGTAGACATATCTACTGGGGCCATAATTAAAAGCAACCCCTATGTATGGGGAGGATGGGCGCTAGTTGATCCATCGAAGATAAGCACTCTTCAAACACGCAATTATGATGGTAACGGGGATGGATTGTCTGATGAGCATTACCAACATGGGATGTGTGTCCCTGGGGCTAGATGA
- a CDS encoding YeeE/YedE family protein, producing MSTISAVAPSQNRVPLISTAAIVLGAVIIGVVFGANIGLLMIVGGLLGLVLYHAAFGFTAAWRVFITEQRGRGLRAQMVMLAIAVVLFFPALSAGSLFGTSVSGFVAPIGISVVVGAFIFGVGMQLGGGCASGTLFTAGGGNARMLITLLFFIVGSVIGSAHFTWWQSLPAFQPVSLVNVAGAGGGIAISLVLFAAIAAFTVIMEKRRHGHLEQAPLVDKPGSQRWLTGPWPLIAGAVALALLNFATLALAGRPWGITSAFALWGAKGFELVGGDVSQWGYWQAPGNAAALEASVWSDITTVMNVGIMLGALAAASLAGRFAPNFRIPFKSLLAAVIGGIMLGYGARLAFGCNIGAYFSGIASGSLHGWLWMVAAFAGNMVGVKLRPLFFDGVEGRKPVAKSC from the coding sequence ATGTCCACGATTTCTGCAGTGGCACCTAGTCAGAACCGGGTGCCATTAATCTCAACAGCAGCCATTGTGCTGGGTGCGGTGATTATCGGTGTGGTGTTTGGCGCGAACATTGGCCTCTTAATGATTGTTGGCGGTTTGCTTGGGCTGGTGCTGTATCACGCGGCATTTGGTTTTACTGCTGCTTGGCGGGTATTTATCACCGAGCAGCGGGGACGTGGCTTGCGCGCTCAGATGGTGATGTTGGCGATTGCGGTGGTGCTGTTTTTTCCGGCGTTAAGCGCTGGTTCGCTGTTTGGCACTAGCGTGAGTGGTTTTGTCGCGCCGATTGGTATTTCGGTCGTGGTGGGGGCGTTTATCTTTGGTGTGGGCATGCAGTTAGGTGGCGGATGTGCGTCGGGCACGCTGTTTACTGCAGGTGGTGGTAATGCACGAATGTTAATTACGCTGCTGTTCTTTATTGTCGGGTCGGTGATTGGTTCAGCGCATTTCACGTGGTGGCAGAGCTTGCCAGCATTTCAGCCTGTGTCGCTGGTGAATGTGGCAGGCGCTGGTGGTGGTATCGCGATTAGCTTGGTGCTGTTTGCGGCGATTGCTGCGTTTACTGTGATTATGGAAAAGCGTCGTCATGGCCACTTGGAGCAGGCGCCGCTGGTCGATAAGCCTGGCAGTCAGCGCTGGTTAACGGGGCCGTGGCCGTTGATTGCTGGCGCAGTGGCGCTAGCGCTACTCAATTTCGCAACATTGGCCCTTGCTGGTCGCCCCTGGGGCATTACCTCTGCGTTCGCGTTGTGGGGCGCAAAAGGGTTTGAACTCGTTGGTGGTGATGTCAGCCAGTGGGGCTATTGGCAAGCCCCTGGTAATGCAGCAGCGTTAGAGGCGAGTGTATGGAGTGATATCACGACGGTAATGAATGTTGGCATCATGCTGGGTGCGCTTGCCGCAGCGAGCTTAGCTGGGCGCTTTGCTCCCAACTTCCGCATTCCGTTTAAATCGCTATTAGCGGCTGTCATTGGTGGGATTATGCTGGGGTATGGCGCGCGATTAGCATTTGGTTGCAATATTGGCGCTTACTTTAGTGGCATTGCCTCTGGCAGTTTGCATGGTTGGCTATGGATGGTCGCGGCGTTCGCTGGCAACATGGTGGGCGTAAAGCTGCGGCCGTTGTTTTTTGATGGTGTTGAAGGTCGCAAACCCGTCGCAAAAAGTTGCTAG
- a CDS encoding NAD-dependent malic enzyme yields MSTMSKRPLYIPYAGPSLLEMPLLNKGSAFTQEERLAFNLIGLLPQKVETIDEQLSRAYRQYQQCHSDLEKHIHLRAIQDDNETLYFRLVSQHLEEMLPIIYTPTVGKACQEFSNIYRNHRGLFISYPDREHMDDILRSATKDNVKVIVVTDGERILGLGDQGIGGMGIPIGKLALYTACGGISPAYTLPIMIDVGTNNQALLDDPMYMGWRHERVSQEEYDAFMAEFITAVKRRWPNVLLQFEDFAQANAVPLLERYRDDLCCFNDDVQGTASVVVGTLMAACQAREETIAQQRVVFVGGGSAGCGIAEQVVVAMQAEGLTESEARARIFIVDRDGLMTTDQPWQRDFQRRLAHDSELVVNWNGQGLEETIAQMKPTILIGVCGKRGIFTEQVVRTMHAGCEHPVIMPLSNPTSQAEAVPEDVIRWTDGQALVATGSPFAPVVYNGRTYPIAQCNNAYIFPGIGLGVIAANANRVTDEMLMSASRALAREAPLVKEGKGALLPPLSRIRDISKSIAFEVAAQAQQNGVALKTSGIELRERIERACWSPEYRAYRRRAF; encoded by the coding sequence ATGTCTACGATGAGTAAACGCCCCCTGTACATTCCTTACGCCGGTCCTTCTTTGCTTGAAATGCCGCTATTGAACAAAGGCAGCGCGTTTACTCAAGAGGAGCGGCTAGCGTTTAACTTGATTGGTTTGTTGCCGCAAAAAGTTGAGACCATTGACGAGCAGTTGTCGAGGGCATATCGCCAGTATCAACAGTGTCATAGTGATTTAGAGAAGCATATTCATCTGCGTGCCATCCAAGACGATAATGAAACGCTTTACTTCCGCTTGGTCTCTCAGCATCTGGAAGAGATGCTACCCATTATTTATACCCCTACGGTTGGGAAGGCATGTCAGGAGTTCTCTAATATTTATCGCAATCACCGGGGGCTGTTCATCAGCTATCCCGATCGCGAGCACATGGACGATATCCTGCGCAGTGCCACCAAAGATAACGTTAAGGTGATTGTTGTCACCGATGGTGAGCGGATCCTAGGGTTGGGTGACCAGGGCATCGGAGGGATGGGCATTCCCATCGGTAAGCTGGCGCTTTACACCGCCTGTGGTGGCATTAGCCCCGCCTATACGTTGCCGATTATGATTGATGTGGGCACTAACAATCAGGCATTGCTGGATGACCCTATGTACATGGGCTGGCGTCATGAGCGGGTTAGTCAGGAAGAGTACGATGCGTTTATGGCAGAGTTTATTACCGCTGTAAAACGTCGCTGGCCGAACGTTCTGCTTCAGTTCGAAGACTTTGCCCAGGCCAATGCGGTACCGCTTTTAGAGCGTTACCGGGACGATTTGTGCTGCTTTAATGACGATGTGCAAGGCACGGCATCAGTGGTGGTGGGCACGTTAATGGCGGCGTGTCAGGCCCGCGAGGAAACGATTGCTCAGCAGCGCGTAGTGTTTGTCGGCGGCGGTTCGGCAGGGTGTGGTATTGCTGAGCAGGTGGTCGTGGCCATGCAGGCAGAAGGGCTTACTGAAAGTGAAGCACGGGCGCGGATATTTATTGTTGATCGAGATGGATTGATGACGACTGATCAGCCCTGGCAGCGGGATTTCCAACGCCGTTTGGCCCACGATTCTGAGCTGGTTGTGAACTGGAATGGTCAGGGGCTTGAAGAAACCATTGCCCAGATGAAGCCAACGATATTGATTGGTGTGTGCGGTAAGCGTGGTATTTTCACCGAACAAGTCGTGCGCACCATGCACGCGGGCTGCGAGCATCCGGTAATTATGCCGCTGTCCAATCCTACTTCTCAGGCAGAAGCGGTACCCGAAGATGTGATTCGCTGGACCGACGGCCAAGCGCTAGTCGCGACTGGCAGCCCTTTTGCACCGGTTGTGTATAACGGTCGCACTTATCCAATTGCTCAATGTAACAATGCCTATATCTTCCCCGGTATTGGCTTAGGTGTGATTGCAGCGAACGCTAATCGCGTGACAGACGAAATGCTAATGAGTGCCTCTCGGGCGCTGGCTCGCGAGGCGCCACTTGTCAAAGAAGGCAAGGGTGCGCTGTTACCGCCGCTGTCGCGGATTCGTGACATTAGTAAATCGATTGCCTTTGAAGTGGCTGCCCAGGCGCAGCAAAACGGTGTAGCGCTTAAAACTAGCGGCATTGAACTTCGTGAGCGTATCGAGAGAGCGTGCTGGTCGCCTGAATATCGTGCTTATCGCCGCAGGGCTTTCTAA
- the acnA gene encoding aconitate hydratase AcnA, which translates to MGKIPDTLTTLEVGNQQYHYYSLPKAADALGNIDRLPKTLKILLENQLRFGDDESVDQADIQALVDWQKEGKSSREIGYRPARVLMQDFTGVPGVVDLASMRAAVEKLGEDPARINPLSPVDLVIDHSVMVDKFGNAAAFQENVDIEMQRNGERYEFLRWGQQAFDNFSVVPPGTGICHQVNLEYLGRTVWTKEQDGQTFAYPDTLVGTDSHTTMINGLGVLGWGVGGIEAEAAMLGQPVSMLIPEVVGFKLNGKLREGITATDLVLTVTEMLRKKGVVGKFVEFYGDGLKDLPLADRATIANMAPEYGATCGFFPVDDETLNYMRLTGREDDQIALVEAYSKAQGLWREPGDEPIFTDSLSLDMDEVEASLAGPKRPQDRVALKDMAAAFDKFMQEDTSADTTAKGKLSSEGGQTAVGVERSFEHDTSQSVKLNDNDFSLDPGAVVIAAITSCTNTSNPSVMMAAGLLARNARQKGLTTKPWVKTSLAPGSKVVTDYLAAANLSDDLNALGFNLVGYGCTTCIGNSGPLPDEIEKAINSGDLAVASVLSGNRNFEGRVHPLVKTNWLASPPLVVAYALAGNVQCNLTSDPLGQDSDGNPVYLKDIWPSQADIASAVEQVNTEMFRKEYGAVFEGDDTWKAINVPESKVYQWPESTYIQHPPFFEGMEREPDAIEDVENARVLALLGDSVTTDHISPAGSIKPDSPAGRYLQEHGVKPVDFNSYGSRRGNHEVMMRGTFANVRIKNEMLDGVVGGETRHVPSGEQMAIYDAAMKYKEEGTPLVVIAGKEYGTGSSRDWAAKGTRLLGVRAVIAESYERIHRSNLIGMGVVPLQFPEGESRETLGLTGDEEISIAGLGDLSPGGTVKIVIKNDDGERTVDAKCRIDTVNELAYYRHGGILHYVLRKMIGAA; encoded by the coding sequence ATGGGCAAGATACCCGATACGCTCACCACCCTAGAGGTGGGCAACCAGCAGTATCACTACTACAGCCTGCCAAAAGCCGCCGATGCGCTCGGTAATATTGACCGGCTCCCCAAAACGCTCAAAATTCTACTCGAAAACCAGCTGCGCTTTGGTGATGACGAAAGTGTCGACCAAGCGGACATTCAGGCATTAGTGGACTGGCAAAAAGAGGGCAAATCGAGCCGCGAGATCGGCTACCGCCCTGCCCGCGTCCTCATGCAAGATTTTACCGGCGTGCCAGGGGTTGTTGATCTTGCTTCTATGCGCGCCGCGGTTGAGAAGCTCGGCGAAGATCCCGCACGCATTAACCCGCTTTCTCCCGTTGATCTCGTTATCGACCACTCAGTGATGGTCGACAAATTCGGCAACGCCGCCGCGTTTCAAGAAAACGTCGATATCGAAATGCAGCGCAATGGTGAGCGCTACGAGTTTCTGCGTTGGGGCCAGCAAGCGTTCGACAACTTTAGCGTTGTACCGCCCGGCACCGGCATTTGCCACCAGGTCAATCTAGAGTACCTGGGTCGCACCGTATGGACGAAAGAGCAGGATGGTCAGACGTTTGCCTACCCAGACACCTTAGTCGGTACTGACTCCCACACGACTATGATCAACGGCCTGGGCGTACTTGGCTGGGGCGTCGGCGGTATCGAAGCGGAAGCCGCCATGCTTGGTCAGCCAGTCTCAATGCTGATCCCAGAAGTTGTCGGTTTCAAGCTTAACGGCAAACTGCGCGAAGGCATTACCGCCACCGATCTCGTGCTTACCGTCACTGAAATGCTGCGTAAAAAAGGCGTAGTGGGTAAGTTTGTTGAATTCTACGGTGACGGTCTTAAAGACTTGCCGCTGGCCGACCGCGCCACGATTGCCAATATGGCACCGGAATATGGCGCTACCTGCGGCTTTTTCCCAGTAGACGACGAAACGCTTAACTACATGCGTCTTACCGGCCGTGAAGATGACCAAATTGCATTGGTAGAGGCATACAGCAAAGCGCAGGGCTTATGGCGCGAACCTGGCGATGAGCCGATCTTTACCGACTCTCTCAGCCTCGACATGGACGAAGTAGAAGCAAGTCTTGCCGGCCCCAAACGCCCCCAAGACCGAGTGGCGTTAAAAGACATGGCTGCCGCCTTTGACAAGTTCATGCAAGAGGACACCAGCGCAGACACAACCGCAAAAGGAAAACTCTCCTCGGAAGGCGGCCAAACCGCGGTGGGGGTTGAACGTAGCTTTGAGCATGACACCAGCCAATCCGTTAAGCTCAACGATAATGATTTCAGTCTTGACCCAGGCGCAGTAGTGATTGCGGCTATCACCTCATGTACCAACACATCCAACCCCAGCGTCATGATGGCAGCCGGTCTATTGGCACGTAATGCGCGCCAAAAAGGACTTACCACAAAGCCTTGGGTTAAGACCTCCCTTGCCCCCGGCTCAAAAGTGGTGACCGATTACTTAGCAGCTGCGAACTTAAGCGATGACTTGAACGCGCTGGGCTTTAACTTGGTGGGTTATGGATGCACGACGTGTATCGGAAACTCCGGCCCACTGCCCGATGAGATCGAAAAAGCGATCAATAGCGGCGATCTTGCCGTGGCATCGGTACTTTCAGGCAACCGTAACTTTGAAGGCCGTGTGCACCCGCTAGTCAAAACGAACTGGCTCGCCTCACCGCCCTTGGTGGTCGCCTATGCGTTAGCCGGGAACGTACAGTGCAACTTAACGTCCGACCCGCTCGGCCAGGACAGTGACGGCAACCCGGTTTATCTCAAAGACATCTGGCCTTCTCAAGCAGATATCGCTAGTGCGGTTGAACAGGTCAACACTGAGATGTTCCGCAAAGAGTATGGTGCGGTATTTGAAGGCGACGATACCTGGAAAGCCATCAACGTTCCTGAAAGCAAGGTCTATCAGTGGCCTGAATCTACCTACATTCAGCACCCGCCGTTTTTCGAAGGCATGGAGCGTGAGCCGGACGCCATTGAAGATGTTGAAAACGCCCGCGTGTTAGCCCTGCTAGGCGACTCGGTGACGACCGACCATATCTCCCCAGCTGGCTCTATCAAGCCCGACAGCCCTGCGGGTCGTTACTTGCAGGAACATGGCGTTAAGCCCGTCGACTTCAACTCTTACGGCTCACGTCGAGGCAACCATGAAGTAATGATGCGCGGCACCTTTGCTAACGTGCGCATTAAAAACGAAATGCTGGACGGTGTGGTGGGCGGCGAAACCCGACACGTACCCAGCGGCGAGCAAATGGCGATTTACGATGCCGCCATGAAATATAAGGAGGAAGGCACCCCTCTAGTGGTGATTGCTGGTAAAGAGTATGGCACCGGCTCTTCACGGGATTGGGCAGCCAAAGGCACCCGTTTATTGGGCGTGCGCGCGGTCATTGCCGAGTCCTACGAACGTATTCACCGTTCAAACCTAATTGGAATGGGCGTGGTACCGCTGCAGTTCCCTGAAGGTGAAAGCCGTGAAACGCTTGGCTTGACAGGTGATGAAGAAATCTCAATTGCTGGTTTGGGCGATTTAAGCCCAGGTGGCACCGTGAAAATTGTCATCAAAAATGACGATGGGGAACGCACCGTTGATGCCAAGTGCCGAATTGATACCGTCAATGAGCTGGCTTACTACCGCCACGGTGGTATCCTTCACTACGTGTTGCGCAAAATGATCGGCGCAGCTTAA
- the trxB gene encoding thioredoxin-disulfide reductase has protein sequence METRHERLIILGSGPAGYTAAVYAARANLKPLLITGLQAGGQLTTTTDVDNWPGDAQGVQGPELMERMKQHAERFNTEVLFDHIHEVSLGEKPYTLKGDSGIYTCDALIIATGASARYLGLPTEQQFMGQGVSACATCDGFFYRNQEVIVVGGGNTAVEEALYLSNIASKVTLVHRRDTLRAEKILQDKLFEKVEAGKIALEWFYEVDEVLGDNTGVTGVRVKSTKDGSTKEIHAPGLFIAIGHSPNTGIFEGQLEMNGGYIKVKSGLEGNATATSVPGVFACGDVMDHIYRQAITSAGSGCMAALDAERYLDGIA, from the coding sequence ATGGAAACGCGTCATGAACGTTTAATTATTCTTGGTTCCGGCCCTGCGGGGTATACGGCAGCGGTGTATGCAGCACGCGCTAACTTAAAGCCACTGCTGATTACCGGCCTGCAGGCAGGTGGCCAATTGACCACCACAACCGATGTCGATAACTGGCCCGGCGATGCACAAGGTGTTCAGGGGCCAGAGTTGATGGAGCGCATGAAGCAGCACGCTGAGCGCTTTAATACGGAAGTGTTGTTCGACCATATCCATGAGGTCAGCTTAGGTGAAAAACCGTACACCTTAAAAGGGGATAGCGGAATTTACACCTGTGATGCACTGATTATTGCTACCGGTGCCAGCGCACGCTATCTGGGCCTGCCGACCGAGCAGCAGTTTATGGGCCAAGGGGTGTCTGCTTGCGCTACCTGCGATGGCTTCTTTTATCGCAACCAAGAAGTGATCGTGGTGGGTGGCGGCAACACTGCCGTTGAGGAAGCGCTGTATCTCTCAAATATCGCCTCTAAGGTTACCTTGGTGCATCGTCGCGATACGTTGCGCGCCGAGAAAATCCTGCAGGATAAGCTGTTCGAAAAAGTCGAAGCAGGCAAAATTGCTCTTGAGTGGTTCTATGAAGTGGACGAGGTGCTGGGCGATAACACCGGTGTCACTGGCGTGCGCGTTAAGTCTACTAAAGATGGTTCTACCAAAGAGATTCACGCGCCAGGGTTGTTTATCGCTATCGGCCACAGCCCCAATACAGGAATTTTCGAAGGCCAGCTGGAAATGAACGGCGGTTACATCAAGGTGAAATCAGGTCTTGAAGGCAATGCTACCGCAACCAGCGTGCCTGGCGTCTTTGCCTGTGGTGACGTGATGGATCATATTTATCGCCAAGCCATTACCTCTGCCGGCAGTGGCTGCATGGCAGCGCTAGATGCTGAGCGCTACCTGGACGGTATCGCCTAA
- a CDS encoding GspH/FimT family pseudopilin, with the protein MPSNNKGAPYKRTQGFTLIELVIALLLISALAAWGMPNFQALGRNTAVTADINRLQSAFSLARNTAITQRKTATVCPTNTQRDACTSDWSNALLVFKGDSVSQITSSDVIRVFPAEKTTTVTYNRSRRRVSYSTLGHTNGFNGRFYICAASAPGRVLVLSRMGRLRIDETPADC; encoded by the coding sequence ATGCCATCTAACAATAAAGGCGCACCCTACAAGCGTACCCAAGGCTTCACCCTGATCGAACTTGTTATTGCTCTTCTGCTTATTTCAGCATTAGCCGCCTGGGGAATGCCAAACTTTCAAGCACTTGGCCGAAACACAGCCGTTACAGCTGATATTAACAGATTGCAGTCAGCATTTTCGCTGGCTCGTAATACAGCGATTACACAGCGTAAAACGGCCACCGTTTGCCCAACAAATACGCAAAGAGACGCCTGCACCAGTGACTGGAGTAATGCACTACTAGTCTTCAAGGGGGATTCGGTAAGTCAAATAACCAGCAGCGATGTCATACGTGTCTTTCCTGCAGAGAAGACAACCACCGTGACTTATAATCGCAGTAGGCGGCGCGTGAGCTATAGCACGCTGGGCCACACAAACGGCTTCAATGGCCGCTTTTATATATGTGCAGCAAGCGCCCCAGGCAGAGTGCTCGTACTCAGCCGAATGGGACGCCTGCGCATTGATGAAACGCCCGCCGATTGTTAG
- the thiO gene encoding glycine oxidase ThiO: protein MSNFLIIGGGVIGMMTALQLADAGQQVTVVERGICGQESSWAGGGIVSPLYPWRYAPPISQLSRWSEGVYPTLSLRLLEETGIDPEYRQKGLLYLNVDDAETALGWARELAKPLERVNAEFVHQKEPMVAAAQDSALWMPTLGSVRNPRLGQALRARLLAMPNVELNEGCEVSRFITHDQQVLGVATAQGELRAEKVVVCGGAWTAKLLASLTIRLPVRPVKGQMIAYQAPPGLVQRVVLKDGRYIIPRSDGLLLVGSTLEEAGFDKTTDSEALASLKQTAESIVPALADYPVAYHWAGLRPGSPDGIPFIGALPGWSDVYVNAGHYRNGLVLAPASTHVLVDQLLGREPLIDPAPFQPTADRLMAGIVGRQRC from the coding sequence GTGAGCAATTTCTTAATTATTGGCGGTGGCGTGATCGGTATGATGACGGCGCTGCAGCTAGCAGATGCTGGTCAGCAAGTCACTGTAGTAGAGCGCGGCATTTGCGGTCAGGAGTCTTCCTGGGCAGGTGGCGGTATTGTTTCGCCACTTTATCCATGGCGGTATGCACCGCCAATCTCGCAACTTTCTCGCTGGTCTGAGGGCGTGTATCCCACATTGTCGCTACGCTTGCTGGAAGAAACCGGCATTGATCCTGAATATCGGCAGAAAGGGCTGCTTTATCTCAACGTTGACGATGCGGAAACAGCGCTTGGCTGGGCGAGAGAGTTAGCCAAGCCGCTAGAGCGTGTTAATGCTGAGTTTGTTCATCAGAAAGAGCCCATGGTGGCTGCTGCCCAGGATAGTGCGTTGTGGATGCCGACACTCGGCAGCGTGCGCAATCCACGTCTGGGACAGGCGTTGCGCGCTCGGCTGCTGGCAATGCCGAACGTTGAGCTTAATGAAGGCTGCGAGGTGAGTCGTTTTATAACGCATGACCAGCAGGTGCTGGGCGTTGCGACTGCGCAAGGGGAGCTGCGCGCTGAAAAGGTGGTGGTGTGTGGTGGAGCCTGGACAGCCAAGCTGTTAGCAAGCTTAACTATTCGCCTGCCAGTACGCCCCGTAAAAGGCCAAATGATCGCTTATCAAGCGCCGCCAGGATTGGTGCAGCGCGTGGTATTGAAAGACGGTCGCTACATCATCCCGCGTAGTGATGGGTTGCTGTTGGTAGGCTCAACCTTAGAAGAAGCGGGCTTTGATAAAACGACCGACAGTGAGGCGCTGGCATCGCTCAAACAGACCGCAGAAAGTATCGTGCCTGCGTTGGCAGATTACCCGGTTGCTTATCATTGGGCGGGGTTGCGTCCAGGCTCGCCGGACGGCATTCCATTTATTGGGGCACTGCCTGGGTGGTCTGATGTGTACGTCAATGCGGGCCACTATCGCAATGGGTTGGTGCTTGCACCCGCGTCTACCCATGTATTGGTTGATCAGCTATTAGGGCGTGAGCCACTTATCGACCCAGCACCCTTTCAGCCAACAGCAGATCGCTTGATGGCTGGCATTGTTGGTCGGCAGCGTTGTTAG
- a CDS encoding PP0621 family protein translates to MNLLIIRLIIFAVLFYVGLKLYGLYRERRLSHQQSEPERHEGGQMVRCRWCDVHVPEEEALRDSEQWFCSSAHRDRFLQEQQDKQSRD, encoded by the coding sequence ATGAACCTTTTGATCATTCGGCTGATTATTTTTGCCGTGCTGTTCTATGTGGGCCTGAAGCTTTATGGTCTCTACCGAGAGCGCAGACTTTCCCACCAACAGAGTGAACCCGAACGCCATGAAGGCGGACAAATGGTGCGCTGCCGCTGGTGCGATGTCCATGTTCCTGAAGAGGAAGCCCTACGCGATAGCGAACAGTGGTTTTGCTCAAGTGCTCATCGAGATCGGTTTTTGCAAGAGCAACAAGATAAGCAAAGCCGCGACTAA